Genomic window (Eublepharis macularius isolate TG4126 chromosome 6, MPM_Emac_v1.0, whole genome shotgun sequence):
agggtgtctgtggttcaggtgtgctttcacagggacaagcttgcactcaggagtgtgccctccattatggCACTGCTGggatgtgcataattgccctgggaaagagagtttaaaagttcccatcatagggaacaatgggagatggctggccagcctgctcttggggtaAGGGCAAGTGTGGGAATGTTcaggagggtgtctttggggctgtgtggggctgttgggggttttGGGTTAGGcccccccaaatgggagcaggttgagccttggtggggtgtgggaggacaggtaggaggaggtcccctcagggttgggggcattttgccacccctagccagacaagcctcttctttttcctgcctcataggatataatggagaaaaggaggggggctaagggcagcttctttgggaggccataaaatgcccccccccaaagtgggagcaggttgggccttgggaggacaggtaggaggaggtcccctcagggttggtggcattttgcatgcaaaatgccacccctagcctgaCAAgccacttctcccccccccataggatataatggagaaaaggaggggggctaagggcagcttctttgggaggccataaaatggctgcccaaagtgggagcaggttgggccttggtggggtgtgggaggacacgtaggaggaggtcccctcaaggttgggggcattttgcatgcaaaataccacccctagccagacaagcctcttcatttcccccccccccacaggaaataatggagaaggcgaggataggggcaccttctttgggggggccataaaatgcccccccaaagtgggagctggttgagacttggtggggggtgggaggaaagttaGGAGAAGGggccctgaaaattgggtgcattttgcttgcaaaatgccacccctagcaacctAGAAAGGTTGCCTGTTtttcccatggggaataatggcgAATGGAGGATGGGGGTACtgtctttggggggccataacatggccccccaaagtccaaacttccaaaacttggggggttgttagagaagaggtaggagaaggtccccaccaagtttggtttgcctcGGAAAGAAATTGCCCCTCCCAGGGCACCCGAAAgctggaagtgaaattgacacctGAATGTTTCCGAGGCAAACCCGAAGCTTTACGAAGCTGTATTTCCGAAGCTGCTTGCCGCTTCGGAAATACACTTTACCCGAAGCTGTTTCCcggttcgggtaaacccgaagcgaccAGGGCTTGCACAGCCCTAACGCcctcttttgctttctctctctctgtgtatggaTGTCAGAATTATTAGACAGGAGATAGCTTTGCAACCAGGGGCTAAAAAGGAATAATAGCAATAAGATTAGAATGAGGACAGATATTATTGAGTAAATTGAATTAAATGTTTCAGTAAAGTGTCATAATCCATCGAATAAAATTACAACCGCCTTGAAGAATTTCTGCTATCACAATACGTCCACGCTGTTAGAAAGAAAAGGTATTGCTATAGCTTGCTAAAAATGAACaattaaatctaataaataaaaattgatgTCGGTACAGAGTTTGAAAACTGAAGGGATACAGGAGGGCTTTGTTGCCAGTTTGTTACTGGATTTATTTTAATAAGGTCGTGGTTTATACCTCCTTGCCCCAAGAAGACACTTAAAAAACCGATCATGTGTAATGGCATCCTTTCTTGGGCAGAGTTAGGAAGTTAAAGCTCTTAACAGTTTCCTTTACACATGGAGTTTTAGATTTCAAATGGACTGTTAGAAAGCAATTCAATGCTAACAGGAGAACCAGTCTGGTATggtttaagagcggcaggactctgatctggagagctgggtttgattccccattcctccatttgaagccagctgggtgaccttgggtcagtcacagttctctcagagctctctcagccccacccacctcacagggtgattgttgtggggataataacatactttgtaaacctctctgagggggtgttaagttgtcctgaagggcggtatacaaatcaaatatttatttattgttactTACCAATAAGGTCACTTCTATCCAGTAGTAGCTCTAAATCTTTGTCAGATATTACTTTCTCTGTAGATCCTTTAACTTCCCTAATAACACAAAAGGCACACGTTTAAAGTAGAGACAAGAAAATCTGTCATCAGAATATCCTTTTTCCGTGCCTCCCCACGTTTTCTATGCAAAGCAGGCACACTCAAAAGAATGTTCTCATATCTCACCACTCAGCCACCTGTCTCAATGTATGAGAGGAACTCACCTGTCATAGTCCCTGGACTGCAGCAGCTCCATTAATTCCTTGGGATCTATGGAGCTCTTTGACTGGTTCACTCCAAATCTGCCCCCTTTAAACTGATCTGGAAGACAGACAAGAACGATTACACTGCTGCATCATATGTTAACTCAGTATTAATGGAGCCACCAATGTCCCCTGCCCATGATCAAAACACACCAAGGACCAGACAGCAGTGTCTGCAACACCTTCCACTTGGGCCTTACATGTAACACCTGGCACACAAAAGCCCAAAATAGATGCATTTGACACACGTGCTCTTGTGAATAAATACATCTTTCCTTTCAGGTTGCAACCACTCCTCCTACAAAGAATCACTCACTTTCCCTTTCCTAGAAGCAAAGAAATAATTCAGCAAACACTTATATTCTGCAGAAGAGACCTTACACATGACCTTACCTGAATTATGGTGACTTGTGGCAAGCTAGCTATCAAAACTCGGTAGGCAGAGAAAAGACCATTTCCAGTGCTCAGTATCATGTGCTAAAGGCTGGGGGGTGGCGGAGTGTCCTCAGGCTCTTCCCAGTGCAGACCAGCATGATCAATTGCTCACAAAGGATTCAAAAGGAGTGCGCCTGTGTTACCTTCTTCTCCTTTACCCCTGCCCCCAAATCATCTCACATCTCTTGGGGAATGTTATTTCTCCAACAGTTCACACCCCCTCCTCTGGAGCTCTCCAAGCTCTTCTCTCTTTCAAAGGGAAGATTTTCAACTTCTCCCCAGATGGCATCAGGACACCTGCGCATCAGCACTGGCAATGCTGCAGCGCATTCGACCCCATCAGAGAAGTTCAGTTGGGCAGATCAGACCACAAAACCACTGGAAGGCCACGGCTGTGAAAAGCAGCAAGACAGATCACTTAAGAGGGGAAGTGCTCACTAACTTTTGTGGATGACCAGTTTCTCCAACTTCCTCTTGGCAGCAGCCCTCTCCACAATCTTCTGATCGATGGTGTTTGCAGTTACAAAACGATACACAACCACCGGCTTTGTCTGGCCAATCCGGTGACAGCGGTCCTGGGCCTGAATATCAGATTGAGGATTCTAAGGCAAAGAAAGGAACGAAAAGGGGCGTAAAAGTTAAGTCATACGGCGAACCCAGGGGTTAACGTCGGATTTGTCCGGTAATGCCAGAAGAGCTCCTGAACAGATTGTCCActcactcctcctccctccttcccctcccctcttgggggaaaaggtgggagaagCCTAGGAAAGAGCCAACCAGATTTACCCAGGAGTCTGGATCCAGGTTCCATGATGGATCccggattctctgatttgatttgggaaagccaaATTTAACCAGCCAAAGTCTGgctaattccacccccccccccaaacccagatCCAGACTGCACACTCCTAAAGCTGAGCCAGATTATTTTATCTGATTTTGAGTTCTGTAGTGTATTTattgatataaaatatttataagcccACCTTTCCCCTGACAAATGACCCAAAGCAAGAAACAGCCAGAAAACAGGTACCAGATATATTAAATATACAACAACCAACATAAAAGCAGTACCAGCAGCCAAAAACCTGGCAAGAGTACAGTAAGAAGCAGAACTGCTTGACTGGACTTTTGATTTCAGAAGCATCAGCTCTTGAACCTGCTGCGAGTTCTGCAAGCTGCACACCCCAGCTTTTGtgaacaagggcaggcatttcatGGCAGGCTTCAACACAATCCTGCAAGGGGGAAAATACGACTGTGCTGTTTGGGCAGTTGAGACTCATTACTGCATGGCACTTGAAGAAAAACTGCTGCAAGTTTCAGAGATTGATTTTGGGACACTGCCACTAGGAAGAGACTCCTCCCTCCATGCATGAGAACGCTGAAGCTTCCTATGTACATGAGAACTCCTTTGGATTCAGGGCCCACAATGTATGCATACCGGTGTGCAAAACATACCCAGTCACTGTCATAAATGATGACTGTATCAGCAGCCGTCAAATTAATGCCAAGGCCTCCGGCCCGTGTGCTCACCAGGAAGATGAAAACTTCTGGATCTTTGTTAAAGTTGCGCATCTACAAAGGACAGAAACAGCATTTTTAAGGAAAGAGGGTGCTCTCCTCCAAACGACACAATAAAAACCAGTTGGATTGTCTCTGAAACACCCAGAATTTCCGGAGAGGTACATTGTGCTTGTCCCAGTTTTAAGGCAGCATGCCAATAAAGCTTTGTAATTAGAGCCTCAGCTTTCTCCCTTACTACATTTGCAGGACAGCACAAAAGTTATTCCAGCTTTGTTACTCTAACATTGAGGGCTCCCTTCCCACCATCCCCCGAGCATATTTTGATTCATAGCCTTCTTCCTCCTTTTATATTTGGATGGGGAAAAGGTTTCCATGCTGCATGAGCACCTTCTGCTTAAGCCTGGGAAGTCTGGGATCTTGGAAAACAGAAGATTCATTGCGCCCTCTCTTTCAAATGAAGCAGTAGCAAATGCAACCCTTTCAAAACTGAACCTCATTTGGAGAAATCAAAGGGCTACAGAGTTTGATACCTTCACTGCAACCAAAGTGACTTTCACAGCCCGAACTTGTCAGGAGACATCTGGGCCTAACTTGACCACCGAGACCTCACCACACAGCATCTTAGCAGCACATGGTACTATTTAGAACCTCTGGCTTTCCAGTTTGTGCCTCCCAGGGCAAGCGtgtaagagttactccagtttaagcccagcAAGAATCACGTCACTGTGCTATAATAATGCTCACGTATTTATTTGGAAATGACACTTCTGTGCCacttctccagggaacctgcctggGGCTGCTTACAAATTAAAGCATaaatcccagggctttttttctggggaaagaggtggtggaactcagtgggttgccctcagagaaaatggtcacatggctggtggccccgccccctgatctccagacagaggggagttgagattgccctccgcgccatggagcggagggtgatctaaactcccttctgtctggagatcagggggcggggccaccagccatgtgaccattttcaagagattctggaactccgttccaccgcgttccagctgaaaaaaagcgctGATAAATCCTAAATgttattaaaacacagcattaaACCTCAGTCACAGCATAACAACTTACATCATGGAGCAGCTTAAAAGGAGTATTAAACATTTCTTGGGCTAAAGGCAGATTAtgaaacaaagttaaaagatCAACCACTTAAAAGATGGgagtaaaaagaaacattttagcCTGGCGCCCAAGCAGCGTAGGTgccaggcaaacctcaaggggAAAGAGACGCCACACTGGAGGcgccagtggagggggggggcacagagagcagggcttgggaagAGCGGGTCTTAAAGGGCAGGCTGGGCAATATGTGATGCAGCCCTTCAAGCACCCTGATCCCTAACCATTTAGGGCCTTAATAATTTAAAGAAACTACACTTTGTATTgtgcctggaagcagagagacagCCAAGGCAGATTTTTCAGCAGAAGATGCTATGATCCCTGTAACCAACATCTGGCCGTACCTGTAGCCGCTTCACATCTCCAGCAATGGTTCCATGTTTCTACATTACAGACAAAATTATTTGCTGTGGGGTGTAAAGGAATGCCAGAACCACCATGTGAAGCAGCTAAAGCCTTTCGACGGAAGGAGTCACCtacattttcttctctctctgcgTAGGACATGGATCCATCCAAGCGGCTGAACTGGTAGTCCCTCAGATAGCAGTAGTCCATCAAGATGTCCAGCATTTTGGTCATCTGCGAGAATACCAACACCTACGGAATAAAGATTACTAAATAACTCACACTCAAGGCACCTGAATAATGTGTTGACACTACAAATGAAAAATACCTTGTGCCCTCGCTTCTTTAGTTCTGGCAACATGCGATCCAGGAGCAGGAATTTGCCCGAATTCTTCACTAGATCCTCATCGATCTTGATGGGAGAAAAAACACGCAAACACACATTTAGGTCACACTTATTAACCTGAAACGGCATTAGAGATTATCAGCTTTACACCCGAGGGTGCCAGAACCTAAAGTGCCATTCTGTTTgcttatttctgaattttttttgttgCACGCCCCTACATGATTATGCTTTATGGAATATTTATCCAGCTAAACCATTTCACTAACGGACATATCTTTAGTGAGATCAAGGATCTCTCGCCTATGGAACACTACAGTGTTCTTGGTTGCAAAAAAGAGGCACACCCACCTCTCAGTGGTGGTCCAAGAGGTACTTCTTGGCAAATGGATCAGCTCATAGAGAAAAAGTGGAAGAAATACCCTTCAAGTAACAAAGCTTAATATTGACAAGCTTCTTAGTAAGCCATTACCTTAAACTGCTGTGTTGCAGGGTCCAGCGGGTATTCAATAAGGTATGGGTGGTTGCAGCACTTCCTAAGCACCATCATAACGTTCTGCAACTTCAGGTTGATTTCTGAATCCAGAGGCATGTTCATTTCTATCACAGGCCTTGAAAATGACACGTCCGTAAGCATGACACAATAAGAGCAATTCAAACACAGATTGCAACCAATTAATATACAAAAATTAATTAATCACAAGGATTTCTGTAAGAGTTAATAACCAAGCACAGCCCTTCAAGACACACTCTAATTGTTGATATATTGGTTAGCATCTTATTTGTACAAAATTACGTTTTATAAAAACTTTTGTTTCAAAGGCCtctgttatttttaaatgctACCACTTTGGGTTCAAAGATCCTCTGCAATTGAACAAAACTCCGTTGAGATAAGCACCTCTCTTTTTCAACATCCTCTTGATTTTTGCTGATTAGTATTTCCAATTTGTCAGGGAAATCCTCTTCACCGAGTTCACGATAGTTAACCAGCTTACGACTTCGACGCTTTGGTCTGCCTTCGTAGTTCAAGTCAACTGCTTGTTCCTGTAGAAAAGAAAAGCGGCTGCCATGGCTGTCTTTTCCCAGGTCCCAGTGGGAAGAAAGCAACCATGACTAGGGCCCATGTCCAAGGAAGTTGAGTGAAAATGACCACTAGGTTTCGACAAGTTTTTATATAGAGGCTGTAGGTCAAAATAGGATTAGGAACAACATTTTCCACCTGTCAAACAGGGTGCCAGGATTTAGTCACTTGCTGCATGGTTAATACCAGAAAACTCTGCATTGACCCCAGAAGGCATACAGGAGACTTACAGCGATCATCTGATAAATGGGACATGCATGATttggcggtggggggcggggaaggcTGCTGAGACTCATGTCTATATCCACAGTAGCTTTGGATCTTATATATGTAAGAATTTATGCTTGAGGTCTACTAGCATTGCAGCATTTTTTGCAAATACACTCAGAAACAAAACGGGCCCCGTTCACAGGACAGAACAGAAGCTGCTCACAACCACAGCTTTTCAGGCCTTGTGGCAGGAAAGCGCCATGGCAAATACCTGGTCATCCCCCAGCAGCTTCCGAATTGTCTTGTTTACAATAGCGGTGTAGAAAGTTTCTTGTTTCTTTACAAGAGGTGCATAGACTACGACTTCACGCTTGGGAGGAACTTCTAAAGCAACATCTGATTTCAGTCTTCTCAGTAAGAAAGGGGTCAAAATCTGGAgtttaaaggtaaaaaaaaaataggcatTCAACTGGCCCAAGGCCCCCCAGcaagatcccagtctgacactggATACAGAACCCATTTAATAAAAATGTATCATTTTATTCTTAGCCGAATTACTGAGCAAATACACTTTTCTCATAGCTATGCAAGAACACAAAGAGATGGATGCATACTGAGGTACATGGGGACAGACAAGGGTGGGCACGCTCATTTTAGCATACTCTATTGTAAAAAATGTGAGGAAAAAAGCAGAATTCCAGatgacaaaaaaaacccatgaatgtACTTTCATCTAATCTATGAAAAGCGATACCTGGTGTAGCATGTGCAAGAtattctgctctctctctttAGCAACAATATCCTCAGCGGTTTCAGAAATACTGGTAATATCAAACCAGGACTCAAAGCTAGAAGGAAAAAAACAGTAATAGAAAccgtttttttaaaacacaaaaatgCGTAAGATGCACGTTTCCCATTTAAGAGATTCTGCTGCAGAGCTGATATATTGTATTCAAATTTGTATACATTGGCTTTTTTAAATCTAATTCTCTGTGCATGCCAACGATACGCTCTAGAAGCTTGCTTCTGCAAGTCAAGACACTGTTTCCCACACTTAAAACATTCTAAGCATAAGCAGTACAATCCTATTGTGAGTAGAAAACTCCTCAGTGCCTTCAGGGTCCTTCATGGTGGAAAGGCGGCTTAGGAATTCTGGGTCATATAAATGACGTTTTCAGCATTCTGTTGTTCCATGCCCGTCAAGAAAGAAGGCACAGGCTGGGGGCAGCATTTCCCTTATGCTAAATGAGGACTCTCTCCCCTATGGAAAGCTAATCACTGGATCCAACTCTGTATGCTTATTTTTTGAACATTCACCGAATGTGTCTGAAAATAaatgcatttcattcacattcttCTGGGATTGTTTTTCAGCATTCACTGTAAGAGACTGCAGAGCCCAGGTACACAATAACAAATTGCTACTTACCTTCTCAAATCATCAAACACATCAGGCAGCAGGAAGTTCAGGAGGGACCAGAGCTCAGATAAATTGTTTTGCAGAGGGGTGCCAGTTAACAGTAGCTTATTGTCTGTCCTAAACTGTTTTAATTCCTTGATAAGACGACAATTCATATTCTTAATCCTGTGCCCCTCATCCACAACCAAGTACTTCCAGTAGAAGTTCTGGAGAAAAGAAACCTTGGGTTATTTCAAGAGGGTTAAAGcacaaataaacatttttttccctcccccagttatgttttgtgtgtgttctgCAAGGAAACCTGGGCGCACGTTTACCAAGGAGATTCGAGTCAAATGCCCACCTGAAGCTAAGATGGGACGCATAAAATCTTGCAGGTGACCCAAAAAAACCTGCAGTTTTTTCTTTagagaaaagtttttaaaaagtcaaaaacGAGATGGTTTAAGTTTCCAGAACTACATACGAAAACTAGAGGTTAAAGCAACCGCCCTTTTTGGAAATGTGACTCAACAGAGAAAATTCCTCCCTAAGGTCTAGTAACTTGGAAGGGACCTAAGCCAGCAGGGTAAAAAGATAAAAAAACCCAACTTATTCAAGCCACATGTAATTAACATGAGATTCTGTCACAAGATGTACCGAGTTGACTACCATTATTTTACATGGCTTTAAATATAGATTAGACAAGTTCCTGGAAGACTCATCATCACTGTTTGGCACAAGGGCTTAAACAATCTCCATTTTCAGAGGTTACATGTCATGGAATTACAGGTGGCAGAAGTCAACACAAGGACTGGCTACAGCCTCAAAAGCCCCGCTGACAGCTGCTTGGGGAAAAAGGATACTGCACTAGAAAGAATCAGCCCAAAGTTCTGCAGGACGGAAATGTTGAAACtccaggggagaaaaaaaatttgcAATCCTTAAACCAACACATCTTTGACTAACTGAAAAGcataaatgcatcatttatatcTTGGTTaacataaaattgtactatttggcatgcTTATGGCATGtaaaagtataaatatcttcattttgTATAATAAAAATTGCAAGTAGGCTAAATTGTTAAGAGTTGTTGATTAATGCACCTTTGAGTggcgccctcaagtcatagctgacttatggcgacccctggtggggttttcatgccaagagactaacagagttggttagccatttcctgcctctgcaaccctggtctttgtgggagatctcccatccaattactaagcaaggctgaccttgcttagcttctgagatctgacgagatcaggctcacctgggctatccaggtcagggcttgagGCACCTTTACTGTATCCAAAATAgctttaatttttgccatttgaAAGGCAGGGGAAAAATCAGTGTCGAAGACAGAGAAAGTAAAAAGGGTCATCAGGAAACACACTGCCcttctgttccccccccctccacctttcAGATATCTAACCAGCACAAGCTTTATTTATGCTTGCTTTCATAAGGAGAAAATGCAGGAATGTGCCAAAAAGCACCTAACTTGAGACCACAAGCAAATGGACTTTTAAAACACTGAAGGGCAGAGAATGAACATGACCTAAGTAAAACATATTAAGAAAATCTACAGGAGTGTCTCCTTGCAATTCTGAGGGGGTTGCTCATCACCTGAAAGCAAGGTGACCACAATAGTTCCACGCTGCCACCACGTTATACCCCCTCTCACTGGAAACCCACAATTCCTGTCCACACGTGTGGAAAAGGCCATTTTACGGTTAAAAGAGTGTTGTTACTTAGACCACTCAGTCACAAGAATAGAAAGGTCAGAGAGAGATCAGTCTGGTAGCTTAGTCTGTAAGGAAATGAAACTTGTATCTACAACAACTAAGAGAAAATCAATTAACTGCGCATGTCTGCTTTG
Coding sequences:
- the HELLS gene encoding lymphoid-specific helicase translates to MPVENSSGGGHSASGSDSGLLEGEESEGMGASVITQTMQQEEEQLEAEGMEEERQIMEKARMSWDRDSSEMRYKRLQHLLEKSNIYSKFLLTKMEQQQLEEQRKKEKLEKKELLKTAKNEKLTGEKEGKRAARKRAREDGMYNISDVMSKEEILSAAKKSKVEENQNESSSLKLVAEEFQNNGDANSIIKDRLAQAMRHSAKHFIDPVRKFNGQPVPFQQPKLFTGGIMRWYQVEGMEWLRMLWENGINGILADEMGLGKTIQCIAAIALMVERGVTGPFLVCGPLSTLPNWMAEFKRFAPEVPIMLYHGTQQERRTRVHKIRKKHGSLNVHPVVITSFEIAMRDRHALQNFYWKYLVVDEGHRIKNMNCRLIKELKQFRTDNKLLLTGTPLQNNLSELWSLLNFLLPDVFDDLRSFESWFDITSISETAEDIVAKEREQNILHMLHQILTPFLLRRLKSDVALEVPPKREVVVYAPLVKKQETFYTAIVNKTIRKLLGDDQEQAVDLNYEGRPKRRSRKLVNYRELGEEDFPDKLEILISKNQEDVEKERPVIEMNMPLDSEINLKLQNVMMVLRKCCNHPYLIEYPLDPATQQFKIDEDLVKNSGKFLLLDRMLPELKKRGHKVLVFSQMTKMLDILMDYCYLRDYQFSRLDGSMSYAEREENMRNFNKDPEVFIFLVSTRAGGLGINLTAADTVIIYDSDWNPQSDIQAQDRCHRIGQTKPVVVYRFVTANTIDQKIVERAAAKRKLEKLVIHKNQFKGGRFGVNQSKSSIDPKELMELLQSRDYDREVKGSTEKVISDKDLELLLDRSDLIDQMKMSAPLKEKMGVFKVLETAEDAGTESIF